In a single window of the Pleurodeles waltl isolate 20211129_DDA chromosome 4_2, aPleWal1.hap1.20221129, whole genome shotgun sequence genome:
- the LOC138292931 gene encoding sphingosine 1-phosphate receptor 1-like produces MEFITRESPTRLVRIFREYHNNDIISLHYNYTGKLTTSKYKGGLKAEAIVFLVICLLIVAENLIVLLAIWKNKKFHSPMYYLLGNLTLSDLLAGIAYTVNIILSGANTLKLTPILWFIREGGVFITLAASILSLLAIAIERHITMVRMKLYNGDKKGRMFLLIAASWLVSVFLGILPVIGWNCIQNLPECSTVLPLYSKNYILFCITVFIAILVSIGVLYVRIYRIVKFNSQRLGTVRKGMLKKSQKYMALLKTLTIVVGTFVACWLPLFFLLLFDVSCEALACPVLYRADYFLGLAMINSLLNPIIYTLTSKDMRRAIAKLVCCLCVATEEGQTRRFGIFPILECSTSKSEKSSHRQEGLDTTVSTGNGTPTPIKALVPRALTY; encoded by the coding sequence ATGGAGTTCATCACCAGGGAGTCCCCCACCAGACTTGTTCGGATCTTCAGGGAATACCACAACAACGACATAATCTCTTTGCACTACAACTATACTGGGAAActcaccaccagcaagtacaaggGTGGTCTGAAGGCCGAAGCTATCGTCTTCCTGGTCATCTGCTTGCTCATAGTGGCTGAAAACCTCATAGTGCTCTTGGCCATCTGGAAGAACAAGAAGTTCCACTCACCCATGTACTACCTGTTAGGGAACTTGACTCTGTCTGATCTTCTGGCTGGTATCGCCTACACCGTCAACATCATCCTGTCAGGGGCCAACACCTTAAAACTGACCCCCATCCTTTGGTTTATCCGTGAAGGGGGTGTTTTCATCACGTTGGCGGCATCCATTCTCAGCCTATTGGCCATTGCCATAGAGCGTCACATCACCATGGTGCGCATGAAACTCTACAACGGCGATAAGAAGGGCCGCATGTTCCTTCTGATTGCGGCAAGCTGGCTGGTATCGGTCTTCCTGGGCATCCTACCTGTCATTGGCTGGAACTGCATTCAGAACTTGCCCGAGTGTTCCACTGTGCTGCCACTTTACTCCAAAAACTACATCCTTTTCTGCATTACTGTCTTCATCGCCATCCTGGTCTCCATCGGGGTGCTCTATGTTCGCATTTACCGTATCGTCAAGTTCAACAGCCAGAGACTGGGTACCGTCCGCAAGGGCATGCTGAAAAAGTCCCAGAAGTACATGGCTCTGCTCAAGACGCTCACCATCGTGGTAGGCACCTTTGTGGCCTGCTGGCTGCCCCTCTTCTTCCTGTTGCTCTTCGACGTGTCCTGTGAGGCATTGGCCTGCCCCGTCCTTTACCGGGCAGACTACTTCCTGGGGCTGGCTATGATAAACTCCTTGCTCAACCCCATCATCTACACACTGACCAGTAAGGACATGCGGAGGGCCATTGCAAAACTGGTCTGTTGCCTGTGTGTGGCCACAGAGGAGGGCCAGACCCGCCGCTTCGGCATCTTTCCCATCCTGGAGTGCAGCACCAGCAAGTCAGAGAAGTCGTCCCACAGACAGGAAGGACTGGACACCACGGTGTCCACAGGCAATGGGACCCCAACACCCATAAAGGCTTTGGTGCCAAGAGCATTGACTTACTGA